In Musa acuminata AAA Group cultivar baxijiao chromosome BXJ2-3, Cavendish_Baxijiao_AAA, whole genome shotgun sequence, the following proteins share a genomic window:
- the LOC135606412 gene encoding uncharacterized protein LOC135606412 isoform X1, protein MASSSASSSSSSSLSTYSPRNRSRFGDTTFTKVFVGGLAWETPTEELRRYFEQFGEILEAVIITDKITGRSKGYGFVTFRESESATRSVADPNPVIDGRRANCNIASAGKPRPSPRQGRRQDESTYPQSSTLLLSGIWPTHLHMDINKLPPTMKSYMDRPHLLLLLTVHPHTAFSQQTARAGFPSPAQGRGPPYVEYPAPHIPISTPTPPHGTQNTTAGYHHPNPLPCMFAYDEASTFLRDFDTT, encoded by the exons ATGGCTTCCtcctccgcatcttcttcttcttcttcttctctttcaacCTATAGTCCACGGAACAGATCAAGGTTCGGTGACACGACCTTCACCAAAGTCTTCGTCGGGGGACTGGCATGGGAGACCCCGACGGAGGAGCTCCGCCGCTACTTCGAGCAGTTTGGCGAAATCCTCGAGGCCGTGATCATTACCGACAAGATCACCGGACGATCCAAAGGCTATGGCTTC GTGACGTTTCGGGAGTCGGAGTCGGCGACGAGGTCGGTAGCTGACCCCAACCCGGTGATCGACGGCAGGCGAGCCAACTGCAACATCGCCTCTGCGGGGAAGCCACGACCCTCTCCACGACAAG GGAGGAGGCAAGACGAGAGCACGTACCCCCAGTCATCTACCCTACTCCTCTCTG GTATATGGCCTACCCATCTGCATATGGATATCAACAA GCTTCCTCCTACTATGAAGAGCTATATGGACCGACCTCACCTGTTGCTCCTCCTTACCGTCCACCCTCACACGGCGTTCTCCCAGCAAACTGCAAGGGCAGGTTTTCCTTCCCCGGCACAGGGCCGAGGTCCGCCGTACGTGGAGTATCCTGCGCCCCACATACCCATCTCAACTCCAACTCCACCACATGGAACACAGAACACCACAGCAGGTTATCATCATCCGAATCCTTTGCCTTGCATGTTTGCCTATGATGAGGCTTCAACTTTTCTGAGAGATTTTGACACCACCTGA
- the LOC103977497 gene encoding 5'-adenylylsulfate reductase-like 3, with translation MDWNLRGVALVFLIALVAAAAGSPVCPRPSAGDSIMGRPDSCWDLDPTAELRGYQIGVVEGDEAVLQKALSIVQKNREEYVALLFYASWCPFSKICRPNFQILSNLFPTIHHFAFEESVIRPSIISKYGVHGFPTLFLLNSTMRVRYHGSRNVNSLVAFYNHITGVGPSSVKSMSLDKFVDPPNDTEPKEEDMQESCPFSWARSPEKLLQQDGYLALASCFLLMRLLYFLLPSLNACLQRAWRRQMRYASLINFWNHLRAYTEEAKQGVGRLYPCKRSNLQEGAMNARAWASQSLASVSLGEPSSGRAYSTTDRN, from the exons ATGGATTGGAACCTTCGGGGCGTGGCGCTCGTCTTCCTGATCGCCCTTGTTGCCGCAGCGGCTGGCTCGCCGGTCTGCCCCAGGCCCTCTGCCGGAGACTCGATCATGGGTCGCCCGGACTCGTGCTGGGATTTGGATCCTACGGCAGAGCTTCGTGGTTATCAGATCGGCGTGGTTGAG GGAGATGAAGCTGTTTTGCAGAAGGCATTGAGTATAGTGCAGAAGAACAGGGAGGAATATGTGGCCCTTCTCTTTTATGCATCTTGGTGTCCCTTCTCTAAAATCTGCCGACCAAATTTCCAGATCTTGTCAAACTTGTTCCCAAccatccatcattttgcatttgaaGAATCTGTTATCAGGCCAAG cataatctcaaaatatgGAGTGCATGGTTTTCCAACCCTTTTTCTTCTAAATTCAACTATGAGGGTGCGGTATCATGGCTCACGGAACGTGAATTCCCTTGTTGCTTTTTACAATCACATAACAG GTGTTGGTCCTTCATCAGTGAAATCAATGTCCCTGGATAAATTTGTGGACCCACCAAATGATACTGAGCCCAAGGAAGAAGACATGCAAGAAAGCTGCCCGTTCTCATGGGCAAGATCACCTGAGAAATTGCTGCAGCAGGATGGTTATTTGGCACTAGCAAGTTGTTTCCTGCTGATGAGGCTGCTTTATTTCCTCCTGCCGAGCCTCAATGCATGTTTGCAGCGAGCATGGAGGAGGCAGATGCGATATGCAAGCTTGATAAATTTCTGGAATCACCTGCGGGCATACACTGAAGAAGCCAAGCAGGGTGTCGGTAGGTTGTACCCATGCAAGCGAAGCAATTTGCAGGAAGGGGCAATGAATGCAAGGGCTTGGGCTTCCCAGTCCTTAGCCTCGGTCTCCCTTGGCGAACCTAGTTCCGGAAGAGCATACTCTACAACTGATAGGAATTAA
- the LOC103977498 gene encoding (R)-mandelonitrile beta-glucosyltransferase — translation MSSAAISRPHAAILSYPAAGQVNPMLDLAKLLHSQGFRVTFINTEFAHHRPLENGGRHALLASESFRFEAIPVGHASSASDSFDVKELESSVRETGAAPFGELLQKLSSSMDAPPITCVISNFLMTFAVDAERLGVPHLVFWTTSACSLLGSLQLQELIQRGYIPLKDHNCITNGYLDTTIDWIPGMREMRLRDLSSFIRTTDLDDHFLKNEMEGVDCALKASGLILNTFDHMESQVLDVLKSSFPQIYTVGPVLGLLNQIKGNPENSLRLSLWEEDHGWKEWLNTQKDASVIYVSFGSLTTLTSEQLTEFAWGLADSNHPFMWIIRPNLLKGSSDAALPEEFIEETKGRSFFAGWCHQSEVLSHPSIGGFLTHGGWNSMLESLCGGVPIICWPGFADQYTNCRYACKEWRIGMEIDQQVKREHIKDLVVDLMEGDRGQQIRKNVMKWKKLTEQATAQGGSSYTNLERLVKDMNETMEKNSIHDN, via the exons ATGTCAAGTGCAGCGATCTCCAGGCCCCATGCAGCGATCCTTTCCTACCCTGCGGCAGGCCAAGTGAACCCAATGCTGGACTTGGCCAAGCTGCTGCACTCCCAGGGCTTCCGCGTCACCTTCATCAACACAGAGTTCGCCCACCACCGGCCGCTCGAGAATGGAGGACGCCATGCGCTGCTCGCCTCCGAGTCCTTCCGATTCGAAGCCATTCCGGTTGGCCACGCATCATCTGCCTCCGACTCCTTTGACGTCAAAGAGTTGGAGTCGTCGGTGAGAGAAACTGGCGCTGCCCCTTTCGGAGAGCTCCTGCAGAAACTCAGCAGCTCCATGGATGCGCCCCCTATCACTTGCGTCATATCTAACTTCCTGATGACCTTCGCGGTGGACGCGGAGAGGCTGGGCGTTCCTCATCTGGTGTTCTGGACTACGAGTGCTTGCAGTCTCCTCGGTTCCCTTCAACTTCAGGAGCTCATTCAGAGAGGATACATACCACTTAAAG ATCACAACTGCATCACGAATGGATACCTGGACACCACCATAGATTGGATTCCTGGCATGAGAGAGATGCGTCTGAGGGACCTTTCCAGTTTCATCAGAACAACAGATCTTGATGACCACTTCCTCAAGAATGAGATGGAAGGAGTTGACTGCGCATTGAAAGCTTCTGGTTTGATCCTCAACACATTTGATCACATGGAAAGCCAGGTCCTGGATGTTCTTAAAAGTTCCTTTCCTCAGATATACACAGTGGGGCCTGTTCTCGGGCTACTGAACCAGATCAAAGGAAATCCCGAAAACTCACTGCGGTTAAGCCTTTGGGAAGAAGATCATGGATGGAAGGAATGGCTGAACACTCAAAAGGATGCTTCAGTTATCTATGTCAGCTTTGGAAGCCTCACAACCTTGACAAGCGAACAATTAACAGAGTTTGCATGGGGACTTGCTGACAGCAACCATCCCTTCATGTGGATCATTAGGCCCAATCTTCTCAAAGGTAGTAGCGATGCTGCATTGCCTGAAGAATTCATTGAAGAAACTAAAGGGAGGAGCTTCTTTGCCGGTTGGTGCCATCAAAGTGAAGTGCTTTCTCATCCTTCAATCGGTGGCTTTCTTACGCACGGTGGTTGGAACTCGATGTTGGAGAGTCTCTGTGGTGGAGTGCCAATAATTTGCTGGCCTGGATTTGCTGACCAGTATACGAATTGCCGATATGCTTGTAAGGAATGGCGAATAGGAATGGAAATCGACCAACAAGTGAAGAGAGAACATATTAAGGACCTGGTTGTGGATTTAATGGAAGGGGATAGAGGGCAGCAGATAAGGAAGAATGTTATGAAGTGGAAGAAGTTGACAGAGCAAGCCACTGCACAGGGGGGGTCTTCATATACTAACTTGGAGAGATTAGTCAAGGACATGAATGAGACAATGGAAAAGAACTCGATTCATGACAATTGA
- the LOC135606412 gene encoding uncharacterized protein LOC135606412 isoform X2, translating to MASSSASSSSSSSLSTYSPRNRSRFGDTTFTKVFVGGLAWETPTEELRRYFEQFGEILEAVIITDKITGRSKGYGFVTFRESESATRSVADPNPVIDGRRANCNIASAGKPRPSPRQGRRQDESTYPQSSTLLLSGIWPTHLHMDINKLPPTMKSYMDRPHLLLLLTVHPHTAFSQQTARAGFPSPAQGRGPPYVEYPAPHIPISTPTPPHGTQNTTAGSQAPQQPSTAEANTDDQEA from the exons ATGGCTTCCtcctccgcatcttcttcttcttcttcttctctttcaacCTATAGTCCACGGAACAGATCAAGGTTCGGTGACACGACCTTCACCAAAGTCTTCGTCGGGGGACTGGCATGGGAGACCCCGACGGAGGAGCTCCGCCGCTACTTCGAGCAGTTTGGCGAAATCCTCGAGGCCGTGATCATTACCGACAAGATCACCGGACGATCCAAAGGCTATGGCTTC GTGACGTTTCGGGAGTCGGAGTCGGCGACGAGGTCGGTAGCTGACCCCAACCCGGTGATCGACGGCAGGCGAGCCAACTGCAACATCGCCTCTGCGGGGAAGCCACGACCCTCTCCACGACAAG GGAGGAGGCAAGACGAGAGCACGTACCCCCAGTCATCTACCCTACTCCTCTCTG GTATATGGCCTACCCATCTGCATATGGATATCAACAA GCTTCCTCCTACTATGAAGAGCTATATGGACCGACCTCACCTGTTGCTCCTCCTTACCGTCCACCCTCACACGGCGTTCTCCCAGCAAACTGCAAGGGCAGGTTTTCCTTCCCCGGCACAGGGCCGAGGTCCGCCGTACGTGGAGTATCCTGCGCCCCACATACCCATCTCAACTCCAACTCCACCACATGGAACACAGAACACCACAGCAG GCTCACAAGCTCCTCAGCAACCCTCCACAGCTGAAGCAAACACTGATGACCAAGAAGCTTGA
- the LOC135607031 gene encoding 7-deoxyloganetin glucosyltransferase-like has product MASFASHTPHAVCIPYPAQGHITPMLKLAKLLHSKGFHITFVNTEYNHRRLLNARGPSALDGLPDFRFETIPDGLPPSDDDATQDIPALCRSTMTTCLPPFLDLLSDLNDPSSERPPVSCIVSDGVMSFTLDAARQLGIPEVLFWTTSACGFMGYIHYRHLVERGLTPLKDVDELTNGYLDTPVDWVPGMKNMRLRDFPSFIRTTDPSDIMLHFAMDEAGRASMASAIVLNTFDELESSVLNAMAAILPPMYTVGPLQLLTSQIPPSPLDAMGSNLWKEEPACLRWLQGKKPGSVVYVNFGSITVMTNQQLIEFAWGLANSGYEFLWIVRPDLVKGESAVLPQEFTVETKERGLLASWCPQEEVLAQPAVGGFLTHSGWNSTLESICSGVSMLSWPFFAEQQTNCRYVCAEWGAGMEIDSDVKREVVEGLIRELMGGEKGKEMKRRMTEWKEAAGRAAQPGGSSSANLERMVKEVLRPRKGS; this is encoded by the exons ATGGCCTCCTTTGCTTCCCATACGCCTCATGCTGTGTGCATTCCATATCCCGCGCAGGGTCACATAACTCCCATGCTTAAGCTCGCCAAGCTCCTCCACTCCAAAGGCTTCCACATCACCTTCGTCAACACCGAGTACAACCACCGCCGACTCCTCAACGCGCGCGGCCCCTCCGCCCTCGACGGCCTCCCCGACTTCCGCTTCGAGACCATCCCCGACGGCCTCCCGCCCTCCGACGacgacgccacccaagacataccCGCTTTGTGCCGCTCCACCATGACTACGTGCCTCCCGCCCTTCCTTGACCTTCTGTCGGACCTGAACGACCCGAGTTCCGAACGACCCCCGGTGAGCTGCATCGTCTCCGATGGCGTCATGAGCTTCACCTTGGACGCCGCGAGGCAGCTCGGCATTCCGGAGGTGTTGTTTTGGACCACCAGCGCTTGTGGCTTCATGGGATACATCCACTACCGGCATCTCGTCGAGAGGGGCCTTACTCCACTCAAAG ATGTCGATGAGCTTACGAACGGATACCTCGACACGCCCGTCGACTGGGTGCCGGGGATGAAGAACATGCGCCTACGAGACTTCCCGAGCTTCATACGCACGACGGACCCCAGTGACATCATGCTCCACTTCGCCATGGACGAGGCTGGAAGAGCTTCCATGGCGTCCGCGATCGTCCTGAACACGTTCGACGAGCTGGAGAGCTCCGTCCTAAACGCAATGGCCGCGATACTACCACCAATGTACACCGTCGGACCTCTGCAGCTGCTCACCAGCCAGATCCCGCCGAGCCCACTCGACGCCATGGGCTCCAACCTGTGGAAGGAAGAGCCTGCCTGCCTAAGGTGGCTGCAAGGGAAGAAGCCCGGGAGTGTCGTCTACGTGAACTTCGGCAGCATCACCGTCATGACCAACCAACAGCTGATCGAGTTCGCGTGGGGATTAGCTAACAGCGGATACGAGTTCCTGTGGATCGTCCGGCCCGATCTCGTCAAGGGCGAGTCTGCCGTCCTGCCGCAGGAGTTCACGGTGGAGACGAAGGAGAGGGGTCTGCTAGCGAGCTGGTGCCCGCAAGAGGAGGTGCTGGCGCAGCCGGCCGTCGGCGGGTTCCTGACGCACAGCGGATGGAACTCGACGCTGGAGAGCATTTGCAGCGGCGTGTCGATGCTAAGCTGGCCATTCTTCGCGGAGCAGCAGACGAACTGCCGGTACGTGTGCGCGGAGTGGGGCGCCGGTATGGAGATCGATAGCGACGTGAAGAGGGAGGTGGTGGAGGGCTTGATAAGGGAGCTGATGGGGGGAGAGAAGGGTAAGGAGATGAAGAGGAGGATGACGGAGTGGAAGGAGGCGGCAGGTAGGGCGGCCCAACCTGGTGGCTCCTCCTCTGCGAATCTAGAGAGGATGGTCAAAGAGGTGCTTCGTCCACGGAAGGGGAGTTAG
- the LOC135586339 gene encoding EPIDERMAL PATTERNING FACTOR-like protein 1 — protein sequence MILAANDQNSGFCTGDARTFLPFVPEEGMLVEDKIRLGSTPPSCHNRCDLCNPCTAVQVPTLPVQSTPVRSRVRKVRPSDDPFSYGNQYSNYKPLGWKCSCGNRLYNP from the exons CAAATGATCAAAACAGTGGATTTTGCACCGGGGACGCCCGGACGTTTCTCCCCTTCGTACCTGAGGAG GGAATGCTGGTGGAGGACAAGATCCGGTTGGGCTCCACGCCGCCGAGCTGCCACAACCGGTGCGACCTATGCAACCCATGCACGGCGGTCCAGGTCCCTACCCTCCCGGTCCAGTCCACTCCGGTTCGTTCCCGGGTCAGGAAGGTTCGCCCGTCGGATGACCCGTTCTCCTACGGCAACCAGTACTCCAACTACAAGCCCCTGGGGTGGAAGTGCAGCTGCGGCAACCGCCTCTACAACCCTTAG